The following is a genomic window from Paenibacillus thiaminolyticus.
ACTTCGTAACCGTTCCATCATTCCCTTCCATCTGTTACACCCCCGAACTCCGAACTGTTGTACTCTGTATCTATGATAGCACATCTTGAAAGAACGATGCAAAAAAAACGTTCCCGGCACTTGTATCCTGTAGCATTCAAAGGAATACGCCCTTCATCAAATTGCTCCTCATACGGAGGACTATGAAGTGGCGCCTCATATTCAGGCGGAATTCGATTATAACAGCAGATTCCTTCCCGACTCCTTGGACGGATGATAGAGCCATTGAAAAAAATGACGGTTCATCGCCAATTAACCCCCTTCTCTTTTTGTTTGCTCTCCCATCGGGTCAGGTACCAGGCATACTGAGCGGTGGAGAACCCAAGCGAGTAACTACCCCTCCAGCCACCTTACGCACACTCTCCCATTCAGTCAGGCCCCATTCCTGTCTTACGCACACTCTCCCGTTCACTCAGGCCCCATTCCTGTCTTACGTTCACTCTCCCGTTCAGTCAGGAGAATAGTCAATTCCATTCGTATATTCCATCCTTTCAACAGATCAAATCGCATTATCTTCGTTGAGAGCGCTGGATGACTCATCGCGTTCTTTCTCTGAGTCGTTGGGATATGGCGGTCATTTTATCTCGTTCACCTCCATGAATTTCGAATATGTACAGTATACTTCGTGATGACTTCATCATAATCCGGATACCGGTACCCGAAACGGCCAGCCACCGCCTTGGAGTATGTGCGGAATAACGCATAGCAAGTAAATAATGACTGCCACATTTGTTCATAACCATTCTGCGAATAGGTCGGGAGCAGCGCGTCCCAATCTTCATTCGGAAGGTAGCGATCAATAAATTTATAGTTCTTCCCTACGCTGAAGGTATAGCCTTGCTCTGAGCCAATCTGCCAAGCCATCATTCTCAACAAATTCGGCCGCGCAGTCTCGTGGAAATGGTCGACGGCAAACAGGGGTTCTTTTCTCGCTAATCCTTTTACGACGTAGGTTGCCGCCATCCAGAACTCATTGCAGCAATCATCGAATTCTCTTGCAGAAAATGAATGATATAGGAAAACCAATTCCCTAACTCGGATGGAAAAAGCTCCATATCCTCGGGTTTTTGCATCATAAGCCGATTCCCGAAAATGATGAGCCATTGATCGTTTTCCTTGAACGAATCGATCAATGCAGTCGTCCTCCGTTCTAACCTTTATCTGGGTAAAAAGAAAAAAGAACGTTCATTCTGGCCGCATCCCTTGGACGAAGGCTGATATTTGTTGTTTTTTATCGTAAAAATTCATCAAAATCACGAGCTTGTTTTTCTTATTCGAAATAACGAAAAAAGACGCCGGAACGAAATGTTCCTAGCGTCTTTCTTCTTGCCGGCACCCATATTAACCTTTTTCACTATTTTTCTCTCTATCGGTACGGGCTGCGGCCGTATCGTCAGCCAGTCACCGCGGTTCCGTCCGTCGACGGCTCCGTCTTCGCCAGCTTCCGGTGGCTGAGAATGAAATAGATCCAGCTGCCGAGAAGCGACAGGACGAGGAAGATGGACAGCTTCCCGAGATTCAACCAGACGTATTGGATGTCGCCCAGCGACACGACGCCGCGGAAGGCCCGGATCGTGTAAGTCATCGGGAACCAAGGGTGCAGCATCTGGAAAAATTTCGGCGTTAATTCAATCGGGAAGGTGCCTGCCGTCGAGGACAGCTGGAACACGAGCAGCAAAATGATAATGAAGCGCCCAACGTTCCCGAATGAGGTAATGAAAAATTGGATCATGGCAAAGAACGTTAAGCTGGTAACGAGACAGACGACGAAGAACATCGGCACGTTCGTCACCGGCAAATGAATCACATGGAGGACAACCAATCCGGCAATGGCAACCTGCAGAACGCTCTCCACCGTCATGAATCCGTATTTGCTCGTCATCCAGGCCGTGCCGGAGGGCGGGCGGTTGTAGGTTTCCCGCAGCGGGTAGACCATCGAGAACATCAATGCCCCGACGAAAAATCCAAGCGACAGGAAATACGGAGCCATGCCTACGCCGTAGGTCGTGACATCATGATTCGCGACTTTATCGCTGCCAACCGGGGACGTTATCATTTCATACGTCTTATCGGTCGGGTTCTGCTGCGCTTTATCCGCGCCTTCCTGCAGCTTCTGGCGAAGCTCCGCGCCCCCGGATAACAGCTGCTCCTGACCGTCCAGCAGTTGCTCAAAGCCGCCGTTGATTGCATCCTTCGCTTGATCGACCTGATTCAGCATATCGCTCATCTTGACGAAGATCATGTCCTGCACCTTTTTGGCGGCTTCCTTCAGCTTCATCTCCGCCATGTCGTGCAGCATATCGCGCGCCATCGGTTCCAGACTGTTCACCTTGTCGTCGGCCGCCTGGTGAATCTTGGTTAGAATCTCCGGCGTCATCCGATCAAGCTCGTCATTCGCTTTCCGATGGAGGCCCGCGACAACCTTAGGCTCGTACTCGATCCATTTGGAATCGACCGTATCATGCAGCTTGTCGGTCAGCTGTTTCGATTTTTCCTGATAAATATCTTCGGCAACGAGATGCGCTTTGGCCAGCAGCTTCGGCGCCAGCTCATTCGCTTTGGACATCGCTACCTGCTGGGCGAGCGAACGCACCTGCGGATAGACCTGATCGAATTTCTGGTCTGCTGTCTGATGCAGCTTGGAGAGCAGCGCGGGCTTCAACTTGTCGAGCTCCTTGTTGACCATGTTGTTCAAATCCTGCTTCACCTTATCGCGCAGCTGCTCCAGATTGGCCTGAAT
Proteins encoded in this region:
- a CDS encoding YhgE/Pip domain-containing protein, yielding MKSLRFFWSELMGVIRSKDVLIPVLGLLVIPLLYSGVYLVANWDPYSNVKNMPVAVVNEDRPVTYEGKEIAIGRELIEKLHSNDAVDFHFVSRKEGERGLSENKYYLLIIVPEEMSHNATTILDPNPKPMNLIYKENSSYNFLSGQISDKVVQSIKSELSQKVTETYVEQMFSAIDTVAEGLGAASEGAGKIEDGLSQLGAGIEMFRDELNAQVDSKTAEAETMVEKMLAENEKKLDRLIHDELDKTMDTKKPELMKKVHQDIDTEAEKYTKVVYDTVHTRIDDMVNEYSPLSKEKLHEQIDKQSSAYGDEIRKKLHQEIDAAYHNNMDQVLGKISQEVDKSIADMEPAARVKMHSIIDKEYDNVDSSIRSTLNRYIDEKVDQIFDDAIKRGKEQLGNIQANLDQLEEKLKPIGEKLPPELQQQWEAVKKQLEQVRSQVEENLIQANLEQLRDKVKQDLNNMVNKELDKLKPALLSKLHQTADQKFDQVYPQVRSLAQQVAMSKANELAPKLLAKAHLVAEDIYQEKSKQLTDKLHDTVDSKWIEYEPKVVAGLHRKANDELDRMTPEILTKIHQAADDKVNSLEPMARDMLHDMAEMKLKEAAKKVQDMIFVKMSDMLNQVDQAKDAINGGFEQLLDGQEQLLSGGAELRQKLQEGADKAQQNPTDKTYEMITSPVGSDKVANHDVTTYGVGMAPYFLSLGFFVGALMFSMVYPLRETYNRPPSGTAWMTSKYGFMTVESVLQVAIAGLVVLHVIHLPVTNVPMFFVVCLVTSLTFFAMIQFFITSFGNVGRFIIILLLVFQLSSTAGTFPIELTPKFFQMLHPWFPMTYTIRAFRGVVSLGDIQYVWLNLGKLSIFLVLSLLGSWIYFILSHRKLAKTEPSTDGTAVTG